The following are encoded together in the Alphaproteobacteria bacterium genome:
- a CDS encoding helix-turn-helix domain-containing protein: MLHTLPMPVSERCDAGFHPVRAWREFRGFTQTQLALVVGISRAYLAQIEAGERTGTLEIVARLARVLDCLIEQLMPRRDEVPGRANALLAAMPGRLKAILEAIPETSWRLHPKAGGFSLVEHVCHLRDIDGDGYRVRLDRMLEEDRPVLPDIDGEKLAIERDYPAQDARAALDAFTATRWAIVGRLGKLQPGERRRTGLMAGTTEIEIDGLVSAMLAHDSEHLDDLDRLRAELGA; encoded by the coding sequence ATGCTACATACGCTTCCGATGCCTGTCTCCGAACGTTGCGATGCCGGCTTCCATCCGGTCCGCGCCTGGCGCGAGTTCCGCGGCTTCACCCAGACCCAGCTGGCGCTGGTCGTCGGCATCAGCCGGGCTTACCTGGCGCAGATCGAGGCCGGCGAGCGCACCGGCACGCTGGAGATCGTCGCCCGTCTGGCTCGCGTGCTCGATTGCCTGATCGAGCAGCTGATGCCGCGCCGCGACGAGGTGCCGGGCCGCGCCAACGCGCTGCTGGCGGCGATGCCGGGACGGCTGAAGGCGATCCTGGAAGCGATCCCCGAGACTTCGTGGCGTCTCCATCCGAAGGCGGGCGGCTTCTCGCTCGTCGAGCATGTCTGCCATCTGCGCGATATCGACGGCGATGGCTACCGCGTGCGCCTCGATCGCATGCTGGAAGAGGACCGCCCGGTGCTGCCCGACATCGACGGCGAGAAGCTCGCCATCGAGCGCGACTATCCGGCGCAGGACGCGCGCGCCGCGCTCGACGCCTTCACCGCGACGCGCTGGGCGATCGTCGGCCGGCTCGGCAAGCTCCAACCGGGCGAGCGTCGGCGGACAGGCCTGATGGCGGGCACGACCGAGATCGAAATCGACGGTCTGGTGTCGGCGATGCTGGCGCACGATTCCGAGCATCTCGACGATCTCGACCGCCTGCGCGCTGAGCTCGGCGCCTGA
- a CDS encoding SDR family oxidoreductase, with translation MLLKDRVLLVTHVRRFAGHGVSRLALAEGAKVIAHDESFTSAVKRKAYESEFPGARAIAAQEPAKIVEGALKLAARIDALVSNDAYPATRAALAEARMEDFRAALETMVVKPFELAQKVVPVMRRQKAGRIVFVSSAAPLRGIANYSMYVSARAGTLGLVQSLAKELGRDNITVNAVGSNYVENPDYFPPSLLANAEAMKKMTAQIPLGRLGKPEELAAAVCFLCSDGAGFVTGHTLAHAGGWA, from the coding sequence ATGCTGCTGAAGGATCGGGTCCTGCTGGTCACCCACGTGCGCCGCTTCGCCGGCCACGGCGTGTCGCGCTTGGCGCTCGCCGAGGGCGCGAAGGTGATCGCCCATGACGAGAGCTTCACCTCGGCTGTCAAACGCAAGGCCTACGAGTCCGAATTCCCCGGCGCGCGGGCGATCGCCGCGCAGGAGCCGGCGAAGATCGTCGAAGGGGCGTTGAAGCTCGCCGCGCGCATCGACGCGCTGGTCAGCAACGACGCCTATCCGGCGACGCGCGCAGCGCTCGCCGAGGCGCGCATGGAGGATTTCCGCGCCGCGCTGGAGACGATGGTGGTCAAGCCGTTCGAGCTGGCGCAGAAGGTGGTGCCCGTCATGCGCCGGCAGAAGGCGGGGCGCATCGTCTTCGTGTCGTCGGCCGCGCCGTTGCGCGGCATTGCCAACTACTCGATGTATGTCTCGGCGCGCGCCGGCACGCTGGGCCTCGTGCAATCGCTGGCCAAGGAGCTCGGCCGCGACAACATCACGGTCAATGCCGTGGGCTCGAACTATGTCGAGAACCCCGACTACTTCCCGCCCTCTCTGCTGGCGAATGCCGAGGCGATGAAGAAGATGACGGCACAGATCCCGCTGGGACGTCTGGGCAAGCCCGAGGAGCTGGCGGCGGCGGTCTGCTTCCTGTGCTCCGACGGCGCCGGCTTCGTCACCGGCCACACCCTGGCACATGCAGGAGGCTGGGCATGA
- a CDS encoding ATP-dependent 6-phosphofructokinase, with amino-acid sequence MKPKKKRTGRIGLLTSGGDCAGLNAVIRAVVRRAVDGHGWDVIGIRKGTHGLLARPVEADELRPGADDASLLRLGGTILGTTNKGDPFAFPMPDGSLKDRSQEIVEGFHALDLDALIGVGGDGSLEILSKLAKQGNIPFVGIPKTIDNDVARTERAVGFATAVATATEALDRLQPTAASHDRVMILEVMGRDAGHIAIAAGIAGGADIVLIPEITWTFDAVSHHVRELRVVGRDFALVVVAEAARPSGSDATAVKDAGGIGHWLAAKLGAATGAETRVTVLGHVQRGGTPLAEDRLLGSVLGVHAVDLVAEGRTGRMVAWSNREVIDVPLDEVVGVPHVVDPNSPLVRTARGLGICLGDDAVS; translated from the coding sequence ATGAAACCGAAGAAGAAGCGCACCGGCCGGATCGGCCTGCTGACCAGTGGCGGCGATTGCGCCGGTCTCAACGCCGTGATCCGCGCCGTGGTACGCCGCGCCGTCGACGGCCACGGCTGGGATGTGATCGGCATCCGCAAGGGCACGCACGGCCTGCTGGCGCGCCCGGTCGAGGCCGACGAGCTGCGCCCCGGCGCCGACGATGCATCGCTGTTGCGCCTGGGCGGCACGATCCTGGGCACCACCAACAAGGGCGATCCCTTCGCCTTCCCGATGCCCGACGGCTCGCTGAAGGACCGTTCGCAGGAGATCGTCGAGGGTTTCCACGCGCTCGATCTCGACGCGCTGATCGGCGTCGGCGGCGACGGCAGCCTGGAGATCCTCTCCAAGCTCGCCAAGCAGGGCAATATTCCCTTCGTCGGCATTCCCAAGACGATCGACAACGACGTGGCGCGTACCGAGCGCGCGGTGGGCTTCGCCACCGCCGTGGCCACGGCGACCGAGGCGCTCGATCGCCTGCAGCCCACCGCGGCGAGCCACGATCGCGTGATGATCCTGGAGGTGATGGGCCGCGACGCCGGGCACATCGCCATCGCCGCGGGCATCGCCGGCGGCGCCGACATCGTGCTGATTCCGGAGATCACCTGGACGTTTGACGCGGTGTCGCACCACGTGCGCGAGCTGCGCGTCGTCGGCCGCGACTTCGCGCTGGTCGTGGTGGCCGAGGCGGCGCGCCCCTCGGGCAGCGACGCCACGGCGGTGAAGGATGCCGGCGGCATCGGCCACTGGCTGGCGGCGAAGCTGGGCGCGGCCACCGGCGCGGAGACGCGCGTGACGGTGCTGGGCCACGTACAGCGCGGCGGCACGCCGCTGGCCGAGGATCGCCTGCTGGGCTCGGTGCTGGGCGTGCATGCCGTCGATCTCGTGGCTGAGGGCCGCACCGGCCGCATGGTGGCGTGGTCGAACCGCGAGGTGATCGACGTGCCGCTCGACGAGGTCGTGGGCGTGCCGCATGTCGTCGATCCCAACAGCCCGCTGGTGCGCACAGCACGCGGTCTGGGCATCTGCCTGGGCGATGATGCGGTGAGTTGA
- the murJ gene encoding murein biosynthesis integral membrane protein MurJ, whose protein sequence is MSLGRAIAVVGGFTMLSRLLGFARDMAMSRILGAGPVADAFFIAFKLPNFFRRLFAEGAFASAFVPLFAAERARSGIEEAAAFAREAQAALLAVLLPFTALAIIAMPVVVALIAPGLRSSPQTIAWAIDFGRIAFPYLVFISLVSLYGGALNGLERFGHAAATQMLLNVVLLVALFGLTPLMPNPGYALAIGVFTAGIVQWLWLLDACRRAGLSMLPRWPILSPRIRRMLTLVVPAAIGAGAFQINAMLDVVWASFMADGTISVLYYADRINQLPLGVVGIAIGTSLLPLLSRQLRDGSTEAAMANQNRAIEFGLLFSLPAAAALSVAALPIMATLFEGGKFGPAESARAAAALSAFAAGLPAFILVKALTTGFYAREDTRTPLNVALASIALNIALNVIFLWSTSLQHVGVALASSLSGWLNALLLGWLLVRRGHLVADPRLKSRAWRMLVAALVMGLVLWLALRYAGGAFATPGAMRWLALAALCLGGAALYGAVGAALGIVRLSEIRGLLRRQPGVRPEID, encoded by the coding sequence ATGAGCCTGGGCCGCGCCATTGCCGTGGTTGGCGGCTTCACCATGCTGAGCCGCCTGCTGGGCTTCGCGCGTGACATGGCGATGTCGCGCATCCTGGGCGCCGGGCCGGTGGCCGACGCCTTCTTCATCGCGTTCAAGCTGCCGAACTTCTTCCGCCGCCTGTTCGCCGAGGGCGCCTTCGCGTCGGCCTTCGTGCCGCTGTTCGCCGCCGAGCGCGCTCGCAGCGGCATCGAGGAAGCCGCCGCCTTCGCGCGCGAGGCGCAGGCGGCGCTGCTGGCGGTACTGCTGCCGTTCACGGCGCTGGCGATCATCGCCATGCCCGTCGTCGTGGCACTGATCGCGCCCGGCCTGCGCTCCTCGCCGCAGACCATCGCCTGGGCGATCGACTTCGGCCGCATCGCCTTTCCCTATCTGGTGTTCATCTCGCTGGTCTCGCTCTACGGCGGCGCGCTCAACGGGCTGGAGCGCTTCGGCCACGCCGCCGCGACGCAGATGCTGCTGAACGTCGTGCTGCTGGTTGCGCTGTTCGGGCTCACGCCGCTCATGCCCAATCCCGGCTACGCGCTGGCGATCGGCGTGTTCACGGCCGGCATCGTGCAATGGCTCTGGCTGCTCGACGCCTGCCGCCGCGCCGGCCTGTCTATGCTGCCGCGCTGGCCGATTCTCAGCCCGCGCATCCGCCGCATGCTGACCCTGGTCGTGCCGGCGGCGATCGGCGCCGGCGCCTTCCAGATCAACGCCATGCTCGACGTGGTGTGGGCCTCGTTCATGGCCGACGGCACGATCTCCGTTCTCTACTACGCCGACCGCATCAACCAGCTGCCGCTGGGTGTGGTCGGCATCGCCATCGGCACCTCGCTGCTGCCCCTGCTGTCGCGACAGCTGCGCGACGGCTCGACCGAGGCCGCGATGGCCAACCAGAACCGCGCCATCGAGTTCGGCCTGCTGTTCTCGCTGCCGGCGGCGGCGGCGCTGTCGGTCGCGGCGCTGCCGATCATGGCCACCCTGTTCGAAGGCGGAAAGTTCGGCCCGGCCGAGAGCGCGCGCGCCGCCGCGGCGCTGTCCGCCTTCGCCGCCGGCCTGCCCGCCTTCATTCTGGTCAAGGCGCTCACGACCGGCTTCTACGCCCGCGAGGACACGCGCACGCCGCTCAACGTGGCGCTCGCCAGCATCGCGCTCAACATCGCGCTCAACGTGATCTTCCTGTGGAGCACGAGCCTGCAGCATGTCGGCGTCGCCCTGGCCTCCTCGCTGTCGGGCTGGCTCAACGCGCTACTGCTGGGCTGGCTGCTGGTCCGCCGCGGGCACCTCGTCGCCGACCCACGCCTGAAGTCGCGCGCCTGGCGCATGCTGGTCGCGGCGCTGGTCATGGGCCTCGTTCTGTGGCTGGCGCTGCGCTATGCCGGCGGCGCCTTCGCGACGCCGGGCGCGATGCGGTGGCTGGCGCTGGCGGCGCTGTGCCTCGGCGGCGCCGCGCTCTATGGCGCCGTCGGCGCGGCGCTGGGCATCGTGCGCCTTTCCGAGATCCGCGGCCTGCTGCGCCGTCAGCCCGGCGTGCGTCCTGAGATCGACTGA
- a CDS encoding UPF0280 family protein, whose protein sequence is MRPGGPISARLPGGRLHLQHGPIDLIIEAFGAQAEVEASYRQAIERFDDILATLVSELPILRSPVGGAPPVLNGPVARRMADAVWPYRDIFITPMAAVAGSVADEVLAALVRGRDLMKAYVNNGGDIAVHLAPGHALRAAIVANVDAPELDGGVELRSELPVRGLATSGWRGRSFSLGIADSVTVLARTAAMADAAATIVANAVDAEHPAIERRPANAIDDDTDLGARPVTVTVGPLPGDVLAMALDRGLERALDLHARGLIEGAALALQGRWRLLGAAQSISGRTPG, encoded by the coding sequence GTGCGTCCCGGCGGCCCGATCTCAGCGCGCCTGCCCGGTGGGCGGCTGCATCTGCAGCACGGCCCCATCGACCTGATCATCGAAGCCTTCGGTGCACAGGCCGAGGTCGAGGCATCCTATCGACAGGCCATCGAACGCTTCGACGACATCCTCGCCACGCTCGTGTCCGAGCTGCCGATCCTGCGCAGCCCGGTCGGCGGTGCACCGCCTGTGCTCAACGGTCCCGTCGCGCGCCGGATGGCCGATGCCGTCTGGCCTTACCGCGACATCTTCATCACGCCGATGGCGGCGGTGGCCGGATCGGTGGCGGACGAGGTGCTGGCCGCGCTGGTGCGCGGACGCGACCTGATGAAGGCCTACGTCAACAACGGCGGCGACATCGCGGTTCACCTCGCGCCGGGCCATGCGCTGCGCGCCGCGATCGTGGCCAATGTCGATGCGCCGGAACTCGATGGCGGCGTCGAGCTGCGGTCGGAGTTGCCGGTGCGCGGACTCGCGACCAGCGGCTGGCGCGGGCGTTCGTTCTCGCTGGGCATCGCCGATTCGGTGACTGTCCTGGCGCGCACGGCGGCGATGGCCGACGCGGCGGCGACCATCGTCGCCAATGCCGTCGATGCGGAGCATCCCGCCATCGAGCGACGGCCGGCGAACGCGATCGACGACGATACCGATCTCGGTGCGCGGCCGGTGACTGTCACCGTCGGACCTCTGCCGGGCGATGTACTCGCCATGGCGCTCGATCGCGGCTTGGAGCGGGCGCTAGATCTCCATGCACGCGGCTTGATCGAGGGCGCCGCGCTGGCGCTGCAGGGGCGGTGGCGTCTGCTCGGCGCCGCTCAGTCGATCTCAGGACGCACGCCGGGCTGA
- a CDS encoding 6-hydroxynicotinate reductase, with amino-acid sequence MSELVSDGVVRCDACPVLCRIRPGKVGACDRYANENGHLVRVDSLVVIERTQAPLVPFAQGAESWSGELGRPEGTFVTGIGATTTYPDYKPAPFIVASQHDGVDMVTVVTEGIFSYCGVKVKIDTDRFLGPEQAAVRVEGEQIGHVTTAEYGSQMLSLGGVRHLTGGSKKEGVVTCDAMLALCNRKPVELVIDGGASVVVQAGQPPVVNGQREERMRVGCGSATIGMFAPQWHGHVDEVIVVDDHITGVLSEHQGGKFLDMPPAGIRVRGRRSTPGRYFQVAEPGLGWGGTDIADPLEILEKIDPKAAWPGLRLLMVSTTGEHSAWFVLDEALSPQPAEMPPPVRKVVERIAENCEPALCTVMFMAGAGGSLRAGVTENPVRLTLSVKDALTRVTCGGAPVFVWPGGGITYMVDVARMPDNAFGHVPTPALVAPLEFTMRRDHYEALGGYTGRVVSLDEALAANRLDRRPSRAGNPWPVSSN; translated from the coding sequence ATGTCTGAGCTCGTGTCAGACGGCGTGGTGCGCTGCGACGCCTGCCCGGTGCTCTGTCGCATCCGGCCCGGCAAGGTCGGTGCCTGCGACCGCTACGCCAACGAGAACGGCCATCTGGTGCGCGTCGATTCGCTGGTCGTGATCGAACGCACGCAGGCGCCGCTGGTGCCCTTCGCGCAGGGCGCCGAGAGCTGGAGCGGCGAGCTTGGCCGGCCGGAGGGTACCTTCGTCACCGGCATCGGCGCGACCACGACCTATCCCGACTACAAGCCGGCGCCCTTCATCGTCGCCAGCCAGCATGACGGCGTCGACATGGTGACCGTCGTCACCGAAGGCATCTTCAGCTACTGCGGCGTCAAGGTGAAGATCGACACCGACCGCTTCCTCGGGCCCGAGCAGGCCGCGGTGCGCGTCGAGGGCGAGCAGATCGGCCACGTCACCACGGCCGAGTACGGCTCGCAGATGCTGTCGCTGGGCGGTGTGCGCCATCTCACCGGCGGCAGCAAGAAGGAGGGCGTCGTCACCTGCGACGCCATGCTGGCGCTGTGCAACCGCAAGCCGGTCGAGCTCGTCATCGATGGCGGCGCCTCTGTCGTGGTCCAGGCGGGCCAGCCGCCGGTGGTCAACGGCCAGCGCGAGGAGCGCATGCGCGTGGGCTGCGGCTCGGCCACCATCGGCATGTTCGCGCCGCAATGGCACGGCCATGTCGACGAGGTGATCGTCGTCGACGACCACATCACCGGCGTGCTGTCGGAGCACCAGGGCGGCAAGTTCCTCGACATGCCGCCCGCCGGCATCCGCGTGCGCGGCCGCCGCTCGACGCCGGGCCGCTACTTCCAGGTGGCCGAGCCGGGGCTGGGCTGGGGCGGCACCGATATCGCCGATCCGCTGGAGATCCTCGAGAAGATCGATCCCAAGGCCGCCTGGCCTGGGCTGCGCCTGCTGATGGTCTCGACCACCGGCGAGCATTCGGCGTGGTTCGTGCTCGACGAGGCACTCAGCCCGCAGCCCGCCGAGATGCCGCCCCCGGTGCGCAAGGTGGTCGAGCGTATCGCCGAGAATTGCGAGCCGGCCTTGTGCACGGTGATGTTCATGGCCGGCGCCGGCGGCTCGCTGCGCGCCGGCGTCACCGAGAACCCGGTGCGCCTGACCTTGAGCGTCAAGGACGCGCTGACCCGCGTGACCTGCGGCGGCGCTCCGGTCTTCGTCTGGCCGGGCGGCGGCATCACCTACATGGTCGATGTCGCGCGCATGCCCGACAACGCTTTCGGCCACGTGCCGACGCCGGCGCTGGTGGCGCCGCTGGAGTTCACCATGCGGCGCGACCATTACGAGGCGCTGGGCGGTTATACCGGTCGCGTCGTGTCGCTCGACGAGGCGCTGGCCGCCAATCGCCTCGACCGCCGCCCCTCGCGCGCCGGCAACCCATGGCCGGTGTCGTCGAACTAG
- a CDS encoding molybdopterin-dependent oxidoreductase — MRCTINGSARALRSPPLTRLAHALRDELGLTGTKIGCDAGDCGACTVLLDGQQVCACLTPVAQVAGRTVTTVEGLDASADALKRAFLVHGAAQCGICTPGMLMSATDLLRRERHPSRAQVEDALGGTLCRCTGYQKIVEAVLDVTAASAPAPQVGEAVGARVPRVDGAARVDGSEIYGADGIPADALWLRIVRSPHHSATFTIGDLSTAKRGLTAILTAADVPFNGFGIYPDIKDQPVLADGRVRYRGEAVLALVGSRDAVLAVRDQELPIAWTKLEPILGIDAARATGAALVQADKPANLLIEGGVRRGDVDAAIASAAAVAEGIFETTFVEHAYIEPEAGWARRVGDRIEVHVTTQTPYMDRDEVASVMRLPTSAVRIVPSACGGGFGGKLDQSVQPLIALAAWTFGRPVACVYTRPESMAATTKRHPARVVARFACDAEGRLTACESRADFDTGAYASWGPTVANRVPVHATGPYRVPNARTWGAAWFTNGPPAGAFRGFGVPQSAIAHEAMMDALADRLGIDRLEFRHRNALRVGDITATGQRLAHSAGLAQCLEALRQRWAEWKAETAAFNRRPGATRRGVGIGCMWYGIGNTSMSNPSIMRIGIGRDGGVTLYSGALDIGQGSNTIMTQIAADALGLPFARIRLVTGDTDRTADAGKTSASRQTFVSGRAAELAGRDLRARILRMANAGADAELSIRDATLLVHEGESTRAIDLRGLAPDADGDVMIGEGTFDPPTSPLDADGQGVPYASYAFAAQIALVEVDVELGTTKVLRMAAAHDVGRAINPLQVEGQIHGGIAQGLGLALMEEYIPGRTENLHDYLIPTVGDMPRIEVMLIEDPDPLGPSGAKGVGEPGLVPTAPAILGAIHDATGVRMRQVPVLPHRLRAALRGGTA, encoded by the coding sequence GTGCGCTGCACGATCAATGGCAGCGCGAGGGCCTTGAGATCGCCGCCGCTGACGCGGCTGGCGCATGCGCTGCGCGACGAGCTTGGCCTGACCGGCACCAAGATCGGCTGCGATGCCGGCGATTGCGGCGCCTGCACCGTGCTGCTCGACGGCCAGCAGGTCTGCGCCTGCCTGACGCCGGTGGCCCAGGTCGCGGGCCGTACGGTGACCACCGTCGAAGGCCTCGATGCGAGCGCCGATGCGCTCAAGCGCGCCTTCCTCGTCCATGGCGCGGCGCAGTGCGGCATCTGCACGCCGGGCATGCTGATGTCGGCGACCGACCTGCTGCGGCGCGAGCGCCACCCCTCGCGCGCGCAGGTCGAGGACGCGCTGGGCGGCACGCTCTGCCGCTGCACGGGATACCAGAAGATCGTCGAGGCGGTGCTTGACGTGACGGCCGCCTCCGCGCCCGCACCGCAAGTCGGTGAAGCTGTCGGCGCGCGCGTGCCACGCGTCGATGGCGCGGCGCGGGTCGATGGCTCGGAGATCTACGGCGCCGATGGCATTCCCGCCGACGCGCTGTGGCTGCGTATCGTGCGCTCGCCGCATCACAGCGCGACCTTCACCATTGGCGACCTGTCGACGGCGAAGCGCGGCCTGACCGCGATCCTCACCGCCGCCGACGTGCCGTTCAACGGCTTCGGCATCTATCCAGACATCAAGGACCAGCCGGTCCTCGCCGACGGCCGCGTGCGCTATCGCGGCGAGGCCGTGCTGGCGCTGGTCGGTTCGCGCGATGCCGTCCTTGCGGTACGCGACCAGGAACTGCCGATCGCCTGGACTAAGCTGGAGCCGATCCTCGGCATCGACGCCGCCCGCGCGACGGGCGCGGCGCTGGTGCAGGCGGACAAGCCGGCCAACCTGCTGATCGAGGGCGGTGTGCGGCGCGGCGATGTCGATGCCGCGATCGCCTCGGCGGCGGCCGTAGCCGAGGGCATCTTCGAAACGACGTTCGTCGAGCACGCCTATATCGAGCCGGAAGCCGGCTGGGCGCGGCGCGTCGGCGATCGCATCGAGGTGCATGTCACGACGCAGACGCCGTACATGGACCGCGACGAGGTCGCCAGCGTGATGCGCCTGCCGACCTCGGCGGTGCGCATCGTGCCCAGCGCCTGCGGCGGCGGCTTCGGCGGCAAGCTCGACCAGTCGGTGCAGCCCTTGATCGCGCTGGCGGCGTGGACGTTCGGCCGCCCGGTGGCCTGCGTCTACACACGGCCCGAGAGCATGGCGGCGACCACCAAGCGCCATCCCGCGCGGGTCGTGGCGCGCTTCGCCTGCGACGCGGAGGGCCGGCTCACCGCCTGCGAGTCGCGCGCCGATTTCGACACCGGCGCCTACGCCTCGTGGGGACCGACCGTCGCCAATCGCGTGCCGGTGCATGCCACCGGTCCCTATCGCGTGCCCAACGCGCGGACCTGGGGCGCGGCGTGGTTCACCAACGGGCCGCCGGCCGGCGCCTTCCGCGGCTTCGGCGTGCCGCAATCGGCCATCGCGCACGAGGCGATGATGGACGCGCTCGCCGACCGGCTGGGCATCGACCGGCTCGAGTTCCGTCACCGCAACGCGCTGCGCGTCGGCGACATCACGGCCACCGGTCAGCGCCTTGCGCATTCGGCCGGCCTGGCGCAATGCCTCGAGGCGCTGCGGCAGCGCTGGGCCGAGTGGAAGGCCGAGACGGCCGCGTTCAACCGCAGGCCGGGCGCGACGCGGCGAGGCGTCGGCATCGGCTGCATGTGGTACGGCATCGGCAATACCTCGATGTCGAACCCCTCGATCATGCGTATCGGCATCGGCCGCGACGGCGGCGTCACGCTCTACAGCGGCGCGCTCGATATCGGCCAGGGCAGCAACACCATCATGACGCAGATCGCCGCTGACGCGCTGGGCCTGCCGTTCGCGCGCATTCGCCTGGTCACCGGCGACACCGACCGCACCGCCGACGCGGGCAAGACCTCGGCCTCGCGCCAGACCTTCGTATCAGGCAGGGCCGCCGAGCTGGCCGGCCGCGACCTGCGCGCGCGCATCCTGCGCATGGCCAATGCCGGCGCCGATGCCGAGCTGTCGATCCGCGACGCGACGCTGCTCGTCCACGAAGGCGAGAGCACGCGCGCGATCGACCTGCGCGGCCTGGCGCCCGATGCCGACGGCGACGTGATGATCGGCGAAGGCACCTTCGATCCGCCGACCTCGCCGCTCGACGCCGACGGCCAGGGCGTGCCCTACGCAAGCTACGCCTTCGCCGCGCAGATCGCCCTGGTCGAGGTCGATGTCGAGCTGGGCACGACGAAGGTGCTGCGCATGGCCGCCGCGCACGATGTCGGGCGCGCCATCAACCCGCTGCAGGTCGAGGGCCAGATCCATGGCGGCATCGCGCAGGGTCTCGGCCTGGCGCTGATGGAGGAATACATCCCCGGCCGCACCGAGAATCTGCACGACTACCTGATTCCCACGGTCGGAGACATGCCGCGGATCGAGGTGATGCTGATCGAGGATCCCGACCCGCTCGGCCCCTCGGGCGCCAAGGGTGTCGGCGAGCCGGGCCTCGTGCCGACGGCGCCGGCGATCCTCGGCGCGATCCACGACGCGACCGGGGTGCGCATGCGCCAGGTGCCGGTGCTGCCGCATCGCCTGCGCGCGGCCCTGCGGGGAGGCACAGCATGA
- a CDS encoding FAD binding domain-containing protein, producing MAAYLRPTSIDAALQALASRPLTVLAGGTDFYPARVGRPLDDDVLDITAIAGLRGIADAPGHWRIGATTTWSDLVNSDLPPPFDGLKRAAREVGGAQIQNAGTIAGNLCNASPAADGVPPLLSLDASVELASMAGVVAVPLAEFILGNRRTRRSPIELVTAIRVPKPRSPRAVGHFIKLGARRYLVISIAMVAVAIECDEAGRVTRAGVAVGACSEVARRLPDLEAALLGCPADATLADRVTPRYLAALAPIDDVRASADYRADAALTVVRRALDEIGSMVSS from the coding sequence ATGGCGGCTTATCTGCGACCGACGAGCATCGACGCGGCGCTCCAGGCATTGGCGAGCCGGCCGCTCACGGTGCTGGCCGGCGGCACCGATTTCTATCCCGCCCGCGTCGGCCGCCCGCTCGACGACGACGTCCTCGACATCACCGCCATCGCCGGCCTGCGCGGCATCGCCGATGCTCCCGGCCATTGGCGCATCGGCGCGACCACGACCTGGTCCGACCTGGTGAACAGCGACCTGCCGCCGCCGTTCGACGGGCTGAAGCGCGCGGCGCGCGAGGTCGGCGGCGCGCAGATCCAGAACGCCGGCACGATCGCCGGCAATCTCTGCAATGCCTCGCCGGCGGCCGACGGCGTGCCGCCGCTGCTCAGCCTCGACGCGTCCGTCGAGCTCGCCAGCATGGCCGGCGTCGTCGCCGTTCCGCTCGCCGAGTTCATCCTGGGCAACCGCCGCACGCGTCGCTCGCCGATCGAGCTCGTGACGGCCATTCGTGTGCCCAAGCCGCGCTCGCCGCGCGCCGTCGGCCACTTCATCAAGCTCGGCGCGCGCCGCTACCTCGTGATCTCCATCGCCATGGTCGCCGTCGCGATCGAATGCGACGAGGCCGGCCGCGTGACGCGCGCCGGCGTCGCGGTCGGCGCCTGCTCGGAAGTCGCGCGCCGCCTGCCCGACCTGGAGGCGGCGCTGCTGGGCTGCCCCGCCGACGCCACGCTGGCCGATCGGGTGACGCCGCGATACCTCGCGGCGCTGGCGCCGATCGACGATGTGCGGGCATCGGCGGACTACCGCGCCGATGCGGCGCTCACGGTGGTTCGCCGGGCCCTGGACGAAATCGGCAGCATGGTGTCGTCGTGA
- a CDS encoding winged helix-turn-helix transcriptional regulator, which translates to MKNGDDPSEGGTYTVEHQIGYLLRRAHQRATALFQANIGDPGTTPTQFTSLVKLGEQGELSQNHLGRLVGMDKATTQGVVRRLRDRALIAARPDPDDARRTLLRLTPEGEEMLARLIANGPRVSAETLKPLDAAEQRTLLGLLSRLI; encoded by the coding sequence ATGAAGAACGGCGACGACCCGTCCGAGGGCGGCACCTATACAGTCGAGCATCAGATCGGGTACCTGCTGCGCCGCGCCCATCAGCGCGCCACGGCGCTGTTTCAGGCCAATATCGGCGATCCCGGCACGACGCCGACCCAGTTCACCAGCCTGGTGAAGCTGGGCGAGCAGGGCGAGCTGTCGCAGAACCATCTCGGCCGCCTGGTCGGCATGGACAAGGCGACCACCCAGGGCGTGGTGCGCCGGCTGCGCGACCGCGCCCTGATCGCCGCGCGGCCCGACCCCGACGACGCCCGCCGCACCTTGCTGCGCCTGACGCCCGAAGGCGAGGAGATGCTGGCGCGGCTGATCGCCAACGGCCCGCGCGTCAGCGCCGAGACGCTCAAGCCGCTCGACGCCGCCGAGCAGCGCACGCTGCTCGGCCTGCTGTCGCGCCTCATCTAA